From Triticum aestivum cultivar Chinese Spring chromosome 4A, IWGSC CS RefSeq v2.1, whole genome shotgun sequence, a single genomic window includes:
- the LOC123086241 gene encoding ATP-citrate synthase alpha chain protein 2, whose product MQPPGCATLPAPSTLAPTIALLRFESTAPRARSTHHKPSGLPGAQAMARKKIREYDSKLLLKEHLKRLAGIDLHILSAQVTQSTDFAELVNQHPWLSTTKLVVKPDMLFGKRGKSGLVALNLDVAQVKEFVKERLGVEVEMGGCKAPITTFIVEPFVPHDQEYYLSVVSERLGSTISFSECGGIEIEENWDKVKTVFLPTEKPMTPDACAPLIATLPLEARGKIGDFIKGVFAVFQDLDFSFIEMNPFTMVNGEPYPLDMRGELDDTASFKNFKKWGNLEFPLPFGRVLSSTESFIHELDDKTSASLKFTVLNPKGRIWTMVAGGGASVIYADTVGDLGYASELGNYAEYSGAPNQEEVLQYARVVLDCVTADPDGRKRALLIGGGIANFTDVAATFSGIIQALREKESKLKASRMHLYVRRGGPNYQTGLAKMRKLGAEIGVPIEVYGPEETMTGICKQAIECIMAAS is encoded by the exons ATGCAACCTCCTGGTTGCGCTACGCTACCGGCACCAAGCACACTGGCACCTACCATCGCTCTACTCCGCTTCGAGTCCACAGCACCTCGCGCGCGCTCTACCCACCATAAGCCTTCGGGCCTTCCGGGAGCCCAAGCCATGGCGCGCAAGAAGATCCGGGAGTACGACTCCAAGCTCCTCCTCAAGGAGCACCTCAAGCGCCTGGCCGGCATCGACCTGCACATCCTCTCCGCCCAG GTCACACAATCGACGGACTTTGCGGAGCTTGTGAACCAGCATCCATGGCTGTCGACCACCAAACTGGTTGTGAAGCCTGACATGCTGTTCGGGAAGCGTGGGAAGAGTGGCCTTGTGGCACTCAACCTGGATGTAGCCCAAGTCAAGGAGTTTGTGAAGGAGCGGTTGGGAGTCGAG GTCGAGATGGGTGGCTGCAAAGCTCCAATTACCACCTTCATAGTTGAGCCGTTTGTCCCCCACGATCAAGAGTACTACCTTTCAGTTGTGTCCGAAAGGTTGGGTAGCACCATTAGCTTCTCGGAATGTGGAGGCATTGAAATCGAGGAGAACTGGGACAAGGTTAAGACAGTCTTTCTTCCGACTGAGAAGCCAATGACACCTGATGCTTGTGCTCCCTTGATTGCAACCCTTCCACTGGAG GCACGCGGAAAGATTGGTGATTTCATCAAAGGAGTGTTTGCTGTCTTCCAAG ACTTAGATTTCTCATTTATTGAGATGAACCCATTCACCATGGTGAATGGGGAGCCATATCCGCTGGACATGAGAGGAGAATTGGATGACACTGCATCTTTCAAGAACTTCAAGAA GTGGGGAAATTTAGAATTCCCTCTACCATTCGGCAGAGTTCTCAGTTCTACAGAAAGTTTTATCCATGAGCTGGACGATAAG ACCAGCGCGTCTTTGAAGTTCACAGTTTTGAACCCAAAGGGACGCATCTGGACAATGGTTGCTGGAGGTGGTGCCAGTGTCATATACGCTGACACG GTTGGAGATTTGGGATATGCTTCAGAGTTAGGAAATTATGCAGAATACAGTGGTGCTCCCAACCAGGAGGAGGTTCTGCAGTATGCTAGAGTAGTACTTGAT TGTGTGACTGCGGACCCTGATGGCCGCAAGAGAGCCCTTCTCATTGGAGGTGGTATAGCCAACTTCACTGATGTCGCTGCCACTTTTAGTGGCATCATTCAGGCATTAAGAGAGAAG GAATCCAAGTTAAAGGCATCCAGGATGCACCTCTATGTTCGACGAGGTGGTCCAAATTACCAAACTGGACTGGCGAAAATGCGCAAGCTTGGTGCAGAAATCGGTGTTCCGATTGAG GTGTATGGACCGGAAGAGACAATGACTGGCATCTGCAAGCAAGCAATTGAATGCATTATGGCGGCATCATAA